Proteins encoded together in one Deinococcus hopiensis KR-140 window:
- a CDS encoding RrF2 family transcriptional regulator, protein MWVSTKAQYGLRALIEIGRRGGDAVPLKDVSERQGISQHYLEQIASNLRRAGFIKSVRGARGGYRLARAASAINAYDVVTAMEGSIAPVSCVEEDHVCGSQSVCGTQNLWQRVDTALRDVLGGTTLADLILESEQQDHARLVQLEPLVLGAEVRRPVAEG, encoded by the coding sequence ATGTGGGTTTCAACCAAAGCGCAGTACGGCCTCCGCGCCCTGATTGAGATCGGGCGGCGGGGGGGAGACGCCGTGCCCCTCAAGGACGTGTCCGAGCGGCAGGGCATCAGTCAGCATTACCTGGAGCAAATCGCCAGCAACCTGCGGCGGGCCGGCTTTATCAAGAGCGTGCGCGGCGCACGCGGAGGCTACCGCCTCGCCCGCGCCGCGTCGGCCATCAACGCCTACGACGTGGTGACGGCGATGGAAGGCAGCATCGCGCCGGTGTCTTGCGTGGAAGAAGACCATGTGTGCGGCAGCCAGTCGGTATGCGGCACCCAGAACCTGTGGCAGCGGGTGGATACCGCCCTGCGTGACGTGCTGGGAGGCACCACCCTGGCGGACCTGATCCTGGAGAGCGAGCAGCAGGACCACGCGCGGCTGGTGCAGTTGGAACCGCTGGTGCTGGGGGCCGAGGTCAGAAGGCCGGTGGCAGAGGGTTGA
- a CDS encoding chorismate-binding protein: MKVPLRSPLPAPCAALSPADVLLRLRAAGAPGVALLESLGPALPYGRFSFLSAWPVQVQADLPERPVVEALFPAWLGGLKYEAARAFGLEAHGASGPAMWWGLYPSGLVWDREAGTLEVVGEAGHANWLEVLSRDPAPIPTLTVGEFGADDVDYPAGVRAVQELIRAGEVYQVNLSRGVRAQAVGDPLAAYLRLREVNPSPFMAFLDTGAEVVVSCSPERLVLWEGDVISARPIAGTRRRGETPEEDAALEAELRSSPKEASEHTMLVDLVRHDLGRVAAAGTVRVPDFGLVERYSHVMHLVSEVTAEAKTGLTVRELLTATFPGGTITGAPKARVMTAIQELEPGPRGWYTGGVGIVSGARVDVNILIRTAGFSREQGGLPPGDGCPLTGAPLWTASVRAGGGTVIDADPTREAQETVHKAQALLAVLSGKPGRPAQPPAPPVPGRPWAPPPARSHTGLKVLLLDNRDSFTMNLAHDLLSLGATVDVRAQDEDAEVLLASAPDAVLIGPGPGTPGSSGATLPLTRLCLERGVPLLGVCLGHQALGEVLGGRVERAEPVHGRPEGVVHGGDGLFADIERGAPFGRYHSLVVRGLPERYVTARSAGGEVMALEVPGRAAWGVQFHPESVLSPAGRVLLGNWLRLSRERSAIIDQDWA, translated from the coding sequence GTGAAGGTCCCGCTGCGCTCCCCCCTGCCCGCACCATGCGCCGCGCTCTCCCCCGCCGACGTGCTCTTGCGGTTGCGGGCGGCGGGGGCACCGGGGGTGGCGCTGCTGGAATCGCTGGGACCGGCCTTGCCCTACGGCCGCTTCAGCTTTCTGAGCGCGTGGCCGGTGCAGGTGCAGGCGGATCTGCCCGAGAGGCCTGTGGTCGAGGCCCTCTTTCCCGCCTGGTTGGGCGGCCTGAAATATGAGGCCGCCAGAGCGTTTGGCCTGGAGGCACACGGAGCGAGCGGTCCGGCGATGTGGTGGGGCCTCTACCCCAGCGGCCTGGTCTGGGACCGTGAGGCGGGGACGCTGGAGGTGGTGGGTGAGGCCGGGCACGCGAACTGGCTGGAGGTGCTGTCGCGTGATCCGGCCCCCATCCCCACCCTCACCGTGGGCGAATTCGGTGCGGACGATGTGGACTACCCGGCGGGCGTGCGGGCCGTGCAGGAGCTTATCCGGGCGGGCGAGGTGTACCAGGTCAACCTCTCCCGAGGGGTGCGGGCGCAGGCGGTGGGCGATCCCTTGGCCGCGTACCTCCGCCTGCGGGAGGTCAACCCCAGCCCCTTCATGGCCTTTTTGGATACAGGCGCGGAGGTGGTGGTGTCGTGCAGCCCCGAGCGGCTGGTGTTGTGGGAAGGGGACGTGATTTCAGCACGCCCCATCGCCGGTACCCGGCGGCGCGGCGAGACGCCGGAGGAAGACGCCGCCCTGGAAGCCGAGCTGCGCTCCAGCCCAAAGGAAGCCAGCGAGCACACCATGCTGGTGGACCTCGTGCGGCATGACCTGGGGCGGGTGGCCGCGGCAGGCACGGTGCGGGTCCCCGACTTCGGTCTGGTGGAGCGCTACAGCCACGTAATGCACCTCGTCTCGGAGGTGACGGCGGAGGCCAAGACGGGCCTGACCGTTCGCGAACTGCTCACCGCCACCTTTCCCGGCGGTACGATCACGGGGGCCCCCAAAGCGCGGGTCATGACGGCCATTCAGGAGCTGGAGCCCGGCCCACGCGGCTGGTACACGGGTGGGGTGGGGATCGTGAGCGGGGCGCGCGTGGACGTGAACATTTTGATTCGAACGGCGGGATTCAGCCGCGAGCAAGGCGGTCTTCCTCCTGGCGACGGGTGCCCGCTGACTGGCGCCCCCCTTTGGACCGCCTCCGTCCGCGCGGGTGGTGGCACCGTCATTGACGCCGATCCTACGCGAGAGGCGCAGGAGACGGTGCACAAGGCCCAGGCGCTGCTCGCCGTGCTGTCGGGGAAACCAGGGAGGCCAGCGCAGCCGCCCGCACCCCCGGTACCGGGACGGCCCTGGGCCCCACCGCCCGCCCGCTCGCATACGGGGCTGAAGGTGCTGCTGCTGGACAACCGCGACTCGTTCACCATGAACCTGGCCCACGACCTGCTGAGCCTGGGGGCGACGGTGGACGTACGCGCACAGGACGAAGATGCGGAGGTGCTGCTGGCCTCCGCCCCCGACGCGGTGCTGATCGGGCCGGGGCCCGGCACGCCGGGGAGCAGCGGCGCAACGCTGCCCCTGACCCGGCTGTGCCTGGAACGCGGCGTGCCGCTGCTCGGGGTGTGCCTGGGGCATCAGGCGCTGGGCGAGGTGCTGGGCGGACGGGTCGAACGCGCAGAGCCGGTGCACGGACGCCCCGAAGGCGTAGTGCACGGCGGAGACGGGCTGTTTGCGGATATTGAGCGCGGCGCTCCCTTCGGCCGCTATCACTCGTTGGTGGTACGCGGCTTGCCGGAAAGGTACGTCACGGCCCGCAGCGCCGGCGGCGAAGTGATGGCCCTGGAGGTACCGGGACGCGCCGCCTGGGGCGTGCAGTTTCATCCCGAAAGCGTGCTGAGCCCAGCGGGCCGGGTGCTACTGGGCAACTGGCTGAGGCTCAGCCGGGAGCGGTCAGCGATCATTGATCAGGACTGGGCGTGA
- a CDS encoding aminotransferase class IV has translation MKPLPPALEHSAGLHGATAFTTLRTHWGEPLHAKAHLARLSDTCTFLDLPAPEGDWPRLETWRWGLLRLTVAAEGTFWSHRPLQPGRRPEEGVRVHLTSGQVHPQLAGHKTGNYLPYLLAGREAARARAFEGWLTDSAGRLVDGGRTSPLLEVGGRLIVPQGGLPGITRAAFLAGRPFEQRSVAVEELLHLTRAWICGSGVGVVPVREISGPGGKLTLTARWPDPVDPALGWPEEPRSAGGEVSPTAR, from the coding sequence GTGAAGCCGCTCCCCCCGGCGCTGGAGCATTCGGCGGGGCTGCACGGGGCCACCGCCTTTACCACCCTCCGGACACACTGGGGGGAGCCGCTGCACGCAAAAGCGCACCTGGCCCGGCTCTCGGACACCTGCACCTTTCTGGACCTGCCCGCTCCAGAAGGCGACTGGCCCCGGCTTGAGACCTGGCGCTGGGGCCTCCTGCGGCTGACGGTGGCGGCGGAAGGCACCTTCTGGTCCCACCGGCCCCTTCAACCCGGGCGGCGTCCGGAGGAGGGCGTGCGCGTCCACCTCACTTCAGGACAGGTTCATCCTCAACTCGCTGGGCACAAAACCGGCAATTACCTTCCCTACCTGCTGGCCGGACGGGAAGCGGCGCGGGCGCGGGCGTTCGAGGGCTGGCTGACCGACAGCGCGGGACGACTCGTGGACGGCGGGCGGACTTCGCCGCTGCTGGAGGTGGGGGGACGGTTGATCGTGCCGCAGGGCGGGTTGCCGGGGATCACCCGCGCTGCCTTTCTGGCAGGCAGACCGTTTGAGCAGCGCTCCGTCGCCGTGGAAGAACTGCTTCACCTCACCCGGGCCTGGATTTGCGGCAGCGGGGTGGGCGTGGTGCCGGTGCGGGAAATCTCGGGGCCAGGGGGGAAACTCACCCTCACCGCGCGGTGGCCTGATCCGGTGGACCCAGCGCTCGGGTGGCCGGAAGAACCCAGGTCAGCGGGCGGCGAGGTTTCCCCCACCGCCCGCTGA